The proteins below are encoded in one region of Nitrososphaerales archaeon:
- a CDS encoding P-II family nitrogen regulator: protein MKKIEAVIPAERLSRVSEELKRVGIGGLTCFDSRGRGQIPIKEVQTSRGTGTYTPEFNTNCSILVVVKDVDVDKVINAIISAAGTGLTGEGKIFVSSIDDAVDIGSRKRGDSAL from the coding sequence TGAAGCTGTAATACCGGCTGAACGACTTTCTAGGGTAAGCGAAGAGTTGAAGCGCGTTGGTATTGGAGGTTTGACATGCTTTGACTCGAGAGGACGTGGTCAGATACCCATTAAGGAGGTGCAGACGTCAAGAGGAACAGGCACGTATACTCCAGAGTTCAATACTAACTGTTCCATTCTTGTAGTTGTGAAAGATGTTGATGTTGATAAAGTGATAAATGCTATCATCAGTGCTGCTGGTACAGGTCTTACTGGTGAAGGAAAAATATTTGTCAGCAGTATCGATGATGCAGTGGATATAGGTTCAAGAAAAAGGGGCGATTCAGCGCTCTAA